A window from Microbacterium ginsengiterrae encodes these proteins:
- the mmsB gene encoding multiple monosaccharide ABC transporter permease: MNNVFTEVKELLTHNLRTSGIYIAFVAIILLFTILTGGTLLSPENVTNIVLQNAHILIMALGMILVIVGGHIDLSVGSVLAFASAVSAVLVIRMGMPWWVGVIAAIITGIVVGVWQGYWVAYVGIPAFIVTLAGMLLFRGLTWLVLDNVSLSPFPTAYREVASGFLDGIFGSITVGQGQGLMGVPQTVDVFTLVIGVLAVIGVVVSSMRSRRARQGYNQVVESMPLFVAKLVVISAVLLAFTWALAYNRGFPVVLIIVAVLILVYQVIANRTVFGRHVYAVGGNLSAARLSGVNVRSVNFWIFVNMGFLTGIAAAVFSSRSNGAQPGMGNMFELDVIAACFIGGASTMGGVGRVGGALVGGLVMAVMTNGMQLMGVPQSSQQIVKGLVLLLAVAFDIYNKRRAGTVR; the protein is encoded by the coding sequence ATGAACAACGTGTTCACCGAGGTCAAAGAGCTGCTGACCCACAACCTGCGCACCTCAGGCATCTACATCGCCTTCGTCGCGATCATCCTGCTGTTCACGATCCTCACCGGGGGAACGCTGCTCAGCCCCGAGAACGTGACGAACATCGTGCTGCAGAACGCGCACATCCTCATCATGGCGCTCGGCATGATCCTCGTGATCGTCGGCGGTCACATCGACCTGTCGGTCGGTTCGGTGCTCGCGTTCGCCTCCGCCGTGTCCGCCGTGCTCGTCATCCGCATGGGCATGCCGTGGTGGGTCGGTGTGATCGCCGCCATCATCACCGGCATCGTCGTCGGCGTGTGGCAGGGGTACTGGGTCGCGTACGTCGGCATCCCGGCGTTCATCGTCACCCTCGCGGGAATGCTGCTGTTCCGCGGCCTCACCTGGCTCGTGCTGGACAACGTGTCGCTCTCGCCGTTCCCGACCGCCTACCGCGAGGTCGCCAGCGGCTTCCTCGACGGCATCTTCGGATCGATCACCGTCGGTCAGGGGCAGGGACTGATGGGCGTCCCGCAGACCGTCGACGTCTTCACACTCGTCATCGGCGTGCTCGCCGTCATCGGCGTCGTGGTGTCCTCGATGCGCAGCCGTCGCGCCCGCCAGGGGTACAACCAGGTGGTCGAGTCCATGCCTCTGTTCGTGGCGAAGCTCGTCGTGATCTCGGCCGTGCTGCTGGCGTTCACGTGGGCCCTGGCCTACAACCGGGGCTTCCCGGTCGTACTGATCATCGTCGCGGTCCTCATCCTCGTGTACCAGGTCATCGCCAACCGCACCGTGTTCGGTCGCCACGTCTACGCCGTCGGCGGCAACCTGTCCGCCGCGCGACTCTCGGGCGTCAACGTGCGCAGCGTGAACTTCTGGATCTTCGTCAACATGGGGTTCCTCACCGGCATCGCCGCCGCCGTCTTCTCCTCGCGCTCCAACGGCGCCCAGCCGGGCATGGGGAACATGTTCGAGCTCGACGTGATCGCGGCCTGCTTCATCGGCGGCGCCTCGACGATGGGCGGCGTCGGACGCGTCGGCGGTGCGCTGGTCGGTGGTCTGGTGATGGCCGTCATGACCAACGGCATGCAGCTGATGGGCGTGCCGCAGTCCAGCCAGCAGATCGTCAAGGGACTCGTGCTGCTGCTCGCCGTCGCATTCGACATCTACAACAAGCGCCGGGCCGGTACCGTCCGCTGA
- a CDS encoding 4-(cytidine 5'-diphospho)-2-C-methyl-D-erythritol kinase → MSLAAFPGSVHVRAPGKINVYLGVGGRHEDGYHALATVFQAVSLFEDVIATESDEFSLSVSGVEDAASVPTDDRNLAMRAAKMLATATGYAGGVHLELRKSVPVAGGMGGGSADAAAALVACDALWGTGLSPQHLHELAARLGADVPFALHGGTAVGTGRGDQLNPALARGRFDWVLVTSDAGLSTPEIYARLDEDRAETGALADDPPLSLDVPIPVLQALRAGDPHALAAAMFNDLEGPARSERPVLDDIIAEGIAAGALNGIVSGSGPTIAFLCENPASARDVAAELQDAGRTAMHVHGPVHGARIISA, encoded by the coding sequence ATGAGCCTCGCCGCGTTCCCCGGATCCGTGCACGTGCGGGCGCCGGGGAAGATCAATGTCTATCTGGGCGTCGGCGGTCGCCACGAGGACGGCTACCACGCCCTGGCCACGGTGTTCCAGGCGGTCTCGTTGTTCGAGGACGTCATCGCCACCGAGTCCGATGAGTTCTCCCTCAGCGTGTCCGGTGTCGAGGACGCGGCATCCGTTCCGACCGATGACCGCAACCTCGCGATGCGGGCGGCGAAGATGCTCGCCACCGCGACAGGGTACGCCGGCGGCGTCCATCTCGAGTTGCGCAAGAGCGTTCCGGTTGCCGGAGGCATGGGCGGCGGTTCGGCCGATGCCGCAGCGGCCCTCGTGGCGTGCGATGCCCTGTGGGGCACAGGCCTCTCTCCCCAGCATCTGCACGAGCTCGCGGCCCGACTGGGTGCGGACGTGCCCTTCGCGCTGCACGGCGGCACCGCCGTCGGCACCGGGCGAGGCGATCAGCTCAACCCTGCCCTCGCACGCGGCCGTTTCGACTGGGTGCTGGTGACCAGTGACGCCGGGCTCTCCACACCGGAGATCTACGCGCGGCTCGACGAGGACCGAGCGGAGACCGGCGCGCTCGCCGATGACCCTCCGCTGTCCCTCGACGTGCCGATCCCGGTGCTGCAGGCGCTGCGCGCCGGTGATCCGCACGCGCTCGCCGCCGCGATGTTCAACGACCTCGAGGGCCCGGCCCGAAGCGAGCGCCCCGTCCTCGACGACATCATCGCCGAGGGGATCGCAGCCGGTGCCCTCAACGGCATCGTCTCCGGTTCAGGACCCACCATCGCGTTCCTGTGCGAGAACCCGGCGAGCGCCCGCGATGTGGCGGCGGAGCTGCAGGACGCCGGCCGCACAGCCATGCACGTCCACGGGCCCGTCCACGGGGCCCGCATCATCTCGGCCTGA
- the mgrA gene encoding L-glyceraldehyde 3-phosphate reductase: MTETPRFRSDVPDIHRPYAASADRYQQFAYRQVGTSGLHLPPISLGLWWNFGDNIPLDNQRALLRHAFDRGITHFDLANNYGPPHGSAEKNFGRIFEEDFRPYRDELIISSKAGWDMWPGPYGDFGSRKYLLASAERSLTSMRLDYVDIFYSHRVDPVTPVEETIGALDTLVRQGKALYVGISSYSAERTAAAVAVAKELGTPLVIHQPSYSILNRWIEPELTDTLRTEGLGAIAFTPLAQGLLTDKYLKDGTAERAQKRGSISDKPLSAEGLSILRALNEIAEGRGQTLAQMALQWTLRDPVVVSALIGASRIEQLDENIAALDGPAFSEEELSRIDALSDGIDVDLWAVSSTL; the protein is encoded by the coding sequence GTGACTGAAACGCCGCGCTTCCGCTCCGATGTTCCCGACATCCACCGTCCCTACGCGGCCTCGGCCGATCGCTATCAGCAGTTCGCGTATCGGCAGGTCGGCACCTCCGGCCTGCACCTGCCGCCCATCTCGCTGGGGCTGTGGTGGAACTTCGGTGACAACATCCCGCTGGACAATCAGCGCGCCCTCCTGCGTCACGCCTTCGACCGCGGCATCACCCACTTCGATCTCGCCAACAACTACGGCCCGCCGCACGGCTCTGCCGAGAAGAACTTCGGGCGCATCTTCGAAGAGGACTTCCGTCCGTACCGCGACGAGCTGATCATCTCGTCGAAGGCCGGCTGGGACATGTGGCCGGGCCCGTACGGCGACTTCGGCAGCCGCAAGTACCTGCTCGCCAGCGCCGAGCGCTCGCTCACCTCGATGCGCCTGGACTACGTCGACATCTTCTACTCGCACCGCGTGGATCCCGTCACCCCCGTCGAGGAGACCATCGGTGCACTGGACACGCTCGTGCGGCAGGGCAAGGCCCTCTATGTGGGGATCTCGTCGTACAGCGCCGAGCGCACCGCGGCGGCCGTGGCCGTCGCCAAGGAGCTGGGCACGCCGCTGGTGATCCACCAGCCCTCGTACTCGATCCTCAATCGCTGGATCGAACCGGAGCTCACCGACACTCTGCGCACCGAAGGGCTGGGCGCGATCGCCTTCACGCCCCTCGCCCAGGGCCTGCTGACCGACAAGTACCTGAAGGACGGCACGGCGGAGCGCGCGCAGAAGCGCGGCTCGATCTCGGACAAGCCGTTGTCCGCCGAGGGGCTGTCGATCCTCCGTGCTCTCAACGAGATCGCCGAGGGGCGCGGGCAGACGCTCGCACAGATGGCTCTGCAGTGGACGCTGCGTGACCCCGTGGTCGTCTCCGCCCTGATCGGAGCGTCTCGCATCGAGCAGCTCGACGAGAACATCGCCGCTCTCGACGGTCCGGCCTTCTCCGAAGAGGAGCTGTCCCGCATCGACGCGCTCTCCGACGGCATCGACGTCGACCTGTGGGCCGTCTCGTCGACGCTCTGA
- the rsmA gene encoding 16S rRNA (adenine(1518)-N(6)/adenine(1519)-N(6))-dimethyltransferase RsmA, whose amino-acid sequence MTVSLLGATEIRRLAAELDVTPTKKLGQNFVVDANTVRKIVHVGRVQAGERVVEVGPGLGSLTLAILETGASVTAVEIDHRLAARLPQTAADHGVPEGALTVVDADALRVTELPGDPTVLVANLPYNVSVPVLLHFMETFPDIRRGVVMVQAEVGERLAAAPGSKVYGAPSVKAAWYGPWRLAGNVSRQVFWPVPNIDSVLVAFERDPQPRGSEELRLATFRIVDAAFQQRRKMLRQALAAVLGGTAAEASALLERAGVAPTARGEELTVDDFVRIALALQG is encoded by the coding sequence ATGACCGTCTCACTGCTCGGCGCGACCGAGATCCGCCGCCTCGCCGCCGAGCTAGACGTCACCCCCACCAAGAAGCTCGGCCAGAACTTCGTCGTCGACGCGAACACCGTGCGCAAGATCGTGCACGTGGGTCGCGTGCAGGCAGGGGAGCGCGTCGTGGAGGTCGGTCCTGGCCTCGGATCGCTGACTCTCGCAATCCTCGAGACGGGAGCGTCCGTCACGGCCGTCGAGATCGACCACCGCCTGGCCGCACGTCTGCCGCAGACCGCCGCAGATCACGGCGTGCCGGAGGGTGCGCTCACGGTCGTCGATGCCGATGCGCTCCGGGTCACCGAGCTGCCGGGGGACCCGACGGTCCTCGTCGCGAACCTGCCGTACAACGTCTCGGTTCCTGTCCTGCTGCACTTCATGGAGACCTTTCCGGACATCCGGCGCGGCGTCGTGATGGTGCAGGCCGAGGTGGGTGAGCGCCTCGCCGCAGCTCCGGGGAGCAAGGTCTACGGCGCTCCGAGCGTCAAGGCCGCCTGGTACGGTCCGTGGCGACTGGCCGGCAACGTGTCGCGTCAGGTGTTCTGGCCGGTGCCGAACATCGACAGCGTGCTGGTCGCGTTCGAACGCGATCCGCAGCCCCGTGGCAGTGAAGAGCTGCGTCTGGCGACGTTCCGGATCGTGGATGCCGCGTTCCAGCAGCGCCGCAAGATGCTCCGACAGGCGCTCGCCGCGGTGCTCGGGGGAACAGCCGCCGAGGCCTCCGCACTTCTCGAGCGCGCCGGTGTCGCACCGACCGCCAGGGGCGAGGAGCTCACGGTCGACGATTTCGTGAGAATCGCGCTGGCGCTTCAGGGCTAA
- a CDS encoding TatD family hydrolase: MAAEGTNPDTYVKSRATDGRKDLRYPDAPDALTVPVYDNHAHLEITDGVEPLTLAEQLDRAEAVGVIGVVQASGDIESSRWAVDAAASDPRVLAAVAIHPNDAPLYAEAGRLDQAIAVVDELAAHPRTRAIGETGLDFFRTEEAGRGAQFASFEAHIALAKKHGIAMQIHDRDAHEEVLATLTRVGAPDTTVFHCFSGDNAMARVCADAGYYLSFAGNVTFKNAQNLRDALRVTPLDRILVETDAPFLTPVPLRGRPNAPYLIPHTLRFMAAELGLDVEELAARIAENTLRVYGSFAD; encoded by the coding sequence ATGGCCGCGGAGGGGACGAACCCCGACACGTACGTGAAGTCGCGCGCGACCGACGGACGCAAGGACCTCCGCTACCCGGACGCGCCCGATGCGCTGACGGTCCCGGTGTACGACAACCACGCCCACCTGGAGATCACCGACGGCGTGGAGCCGCTGACCCTGGCCGAGCAGCTCGATCGGGCCGAAGCGGTCGGCGTCATCGGCGTCGTCCAGGCATCCGGCGACATCGAGTCCTCTCGGTGGGCGGTGGATGCCGCGGCATCCGACCCCCGTGTCCTCGCCGCCGTCGCGATCCACCCGAACGATGCTCCGCTTTACGCCGAGGCGGGGCGGCTCGATCAGGCCATCGCGGTGGTGGACGAGCTCGCCGCGCACCCGCGCACGCGCGCGATCGGCGAGACGGGGTTGGACTTCTTCCGCACCGAGGAGGCAGGACGCGGCGCGCAGTTCGCATCGTTCGAGGCGCACATCGCGTTGGCGAAGAAGCACGGGATCGCGATGCAGATCCACGACCGGGATGCGCACGAGGAGGTGCTCGCGACGCTCACCCGCGTCGGCGCGCCCGACACCACGGTGTTCCACTGCTTCTCGGGCGACAACGCGATGGCCCGTGTCTGCGCTGATGCCGGGTACTACCTGTCGTTCGCGGGGAACGTGACGTTCAAGAACGCGCAGAATCTGCGCGACGCCCTGCGGGTGACGCCGCTGGATCGGATCCTCGTCGAGACGGATGCCCCGTTCCTCACCCCTGTGCCGCTGCGGGGCCGGCCGAACGCGCCATACCTGATCCCGCACACGCTGCGCTTCATGGCCGCAGAGCTCGGCCTGGACGTCGAAGAGCTCGCCGCCCGGATCGCCGAGAACACCCTGCGCGTCTACGGCTCCTTCGCCGACTGA